Proteins encoded by one window of Moorella humiferrea:
- a CDS encoding carboxyl transferase domain-containing protein — MKAKLADLEARRAVILAGGGEERIARQHAAGKLTARERIELLLDPGSFLELDQFVRHRATDFGMQNIELPGEGVVTGSGTINGRQVYVYAQDFTVMGGSLGEMHAAKICKVLDLALKTGTPIIGLNDSGGARIQEGVAALNGYGEIFKRNTFASGVIPQIAAIMGPCAGGAVYSPGLMDFIFMVNRTAQMFITGPQVIKAVTGEEVTPEELGGAVTHTTQSGVAHFYTLTEEDCLHLIRTLLSYLPSNNMEDPPYVPGNDSPERLCPNLRNFVPVDPNKPYDVKEIIHAVVDDGLFLEIQAQYATNIVIGLARLGGYTIGIVANQPRHLAGCLDINAADKAARFVRFCDAFNIPLLTLVDTPGYLPGVEQEQGGIIRHGAKLLYAFAEAVVPKITVVLRKAYGGAYLAMCSRSLGADHVVAWPTGEIAVMGPEGAANIIFREEINNAADPKEVRRQKIWEYREKFANPYVAAGLGLVDAIIDPAHTRLHLIQVLLTLLNKRETRPAKKHGNFPV; from the coding sequence ATGAAGGCTAAGCTTGCTGACCTGGAAGCCAGGCGCGCCGTTATTCTTGCCGGCGGCGGTGAAGAACGCATCGCCAGGCAACATGCAGCAGGTAAACTTACGGCCAGAGAAAGAATAGAACTGCTCCTCGACCCAGGAAGTTTTCTCGAATTGGATCAGTTCGTGCGTCATCGGGCTACAGATTTCGGCATGCAAAACATTGAATTGCCCGGGGAAGGAGTAGTAACCGGATCTGGAACTATAAACGGCCGTCAAGTTTACGTATATGCCCAGGACTTCACCGTTATGGGCGGTTCCCTGGGAGAAATGCATGCTGCAAAAATTTGCAAAGTATTAGACCTGGCGTTAAAAACCGGTACACCAATAATCGGTTTGAACGATTCCGGAGGCGCCCGCATCCAGGAAGGCGTAGCCGCCCTTAACGGTTATGGGGAAATCTTTAAACGCAATACCTTTGCTTCTGGCGTCATTCCCCAAATTGCTGCCATTATGGGCCCTTGTGCCGGCGGTGCCGTTTACTCTCCGGGCCTAATGGATTTTATTTTCATGGTCAACCGTACGGCCCAAATGTTTATTACGGGACCCCAGGTTATTAAAGCAGTAACTGGTGAAGAAGTAACACCGGAAGAACTGGGCGGTGCCGTTACCCATACGACCCAAAGTGGCGTTGCCCATTTTTATACCCTGACTGAGGAAGATTGTCTGCATTTAATTCGCACCCTGCTGAGCTATCTTCCGAGTAATAACATGGAAGATCCGCCGTATGTACCCGGTAATGATTCCCCTGAAAGGCTTTGCCCCAATTTACGCAATTTCGTCCCGGTGGATCCCAACAAACCCTACGACGTTAAAGAAATTATCCATGCTGTGGTGGACGATGGCCTTTTCCTGGAAATCCAGGCCCAATATGCGACCAATATAGTTATCGGCCTGGCCCGTCTGGGGGGATATACCATAGGTATTGTTGCCAATCAACCTCGACATCTGGCCGGCTGTCTGGATATTAATGCCGCCGACAAAGCGGCGCGCTTTGTCCGTTTCTGTGACGCCTTCAACATTCCCCTCCTCACCTTGGTCGACACGCCGGGATATTTACCGGGGGTAGAGCAGGAACAGGGGGGAATTATTCGCCATGGAGCCAAGCTCCTGTATGCCTTCGCCGAAGCCGTCGTACCTAAAATTACGGTAGTGCTTCGCAAGGCATACGGCGGTGCATATCTGGCCATGTGTTCCCGTTCCCTTGGTGCAGACCACGTTGTGGCCTGGCCGACGGGTGAAATTGCCGTTATGGGACCGGAAGGGGCGGCCAATATCATTTTTCGTGAAGAAATCAATAATGCCGCCGATCCCAAAGAAGTACGCCGGCAAAAGATATGGGAATACCGCGAGAAATTCGCTAATCCATATGTAGCCGCCGGTTTGGGTCTCGTCGATGCGATTATCGATCCGGCCCATACCCGTCTACACTTAATTCAGGTCTTATTGACGTTGCTTAATAAAAGGGAAACCCGGCCGGCTAAAAAACATGGCAATTTCCCCGTTTAA
- the thiL gene encoding thiamine-phosphate kinase, whose protein sequence is MNLKSLGEFGLIERLKAGCVIIPDKVVMGIGDDAAVLKGENGYLTLASTDMLVEDVHFTLSTATAWEIGYKTMAVNVSDIAAMGGIPEQALISLALRPEQQVEFVDELYEGLRECGRRFGVNIIGGDTVSSPRAMVINLAILGRVEEEACLYRNGARPGDILLVTGDLGGAAAALDALFTPRPVPPEALAYARKRHFQPTPRVTEIRAALPVKGLTAADDISDGLVAEVYTVAQASGVGFILEADAIPIAAATRELAALYQKDPLEYALYGGEDFELLLTCRPDKVAAVQKAIADACGTPVTPIGQVVPAEEGITIVINGERRPLPPGGYNHFQ, encoded by the coding sequence ATGAATCTAAAGTCCTTAGGAGAGTTTGGGCTTATTGAACGATTGAAGGCGGGATGTGTAATTATTCCCGACAAGGTTGTCATGGGAATAGGCGATGATGCCGCGGTTTTAAAAGGAGAAAACGGCTATTTAACCCTGGCTTCCACAGACATGCTGGTAGAAGACGTTCATTTTACCCTGTCCACCGCTACGGCCTGGGAGATAGGATATAAAACCATGGCGGTAAATGTAAGCGATATTGCCGCCATGGGTGGTATACCAGAACAGGCCCTTATTTCCCTGGCCTTAAGACCGGAACAACAGGTGGAATTTGTGGACGAGCTCTATGAAGGCCTGCGGGAATGCGGTCGTCGCTTCGGCGTCAATATAATTGGCGGAGATACCGTTTCTTCGCCGCGGGCAATGGTTATAAATTTGGCCATTCTTGGAAGGGTAGAAGAAGAGGCCTGCCTTTACCGCAACGGCGCCCGGCCCGGGGATATCCTGCTGGTTACAGGAGATCTCGGGGGAGCGGCCGCCGCACTAGACGCTTTGTTCACACCGCGACCAGTACCGCCGGAAGCTTTAGCCTACGCCCGTAAACGCCATTTTCAGCCTACTCCCAGGGTGACTGAAATTCGCGCGGCGCTGCCGGTTAAAGGGCTGACGGCGGCGGACGATATCAGCGACGGGCTGGTTGCTGAAGTATATACCGTCGCCCAAGCCTCCGGTGTTGGTTTTATACTGGAGGCGGACGCCATTCCCATCGCGGCGGCCACCAGGGAACTCGCGGCCCTTTACCAGAAGGACCCTCTGGAATATGCCCTTTACGGAGGGGAAGATTTCGAGTTGCTCCTCACCTGCCGACCGGATAAAGTGGCCGCCGTACAAAAGGCCATTGCAGACGCCTGCGGTACCCCTGTTACCCCCATCGGCCAAGTAGTTCCCGCTGAAGAGGGTATAACTATTGTCATTAATGGGGAAAGAAGGCCGCTGCCTCCCGGCGGGTACAACCATTTTCAATAA
- a CDS encoding tetratricopeptide repeat protein: MTILGRGYDGRCALCRSLRRKLKVEDIHFTCCCPLEIEDNNSKRRAIIIGSVLFHQDYLEDNKNYFLYHCRARNNPRDLEAHLALGVINEYHGRFSMAVANYWSAYELAPEDNFIVERLGEILGFLQQLLSTPKTLTKENNEPHPEFHQQACASTAPMAIYS; the protein is encoded by the coding sequence ATGACTATTCTGGGGCGGGGCTATGACGGCCGTTGCGCCCTTTGTCGTTCTCTACGAAGAAAATTAAAAGTTGAAGACATACATTTTACTTGTTGCTGTCCCCTGGAAATAGAGGACAATAACAGTAAACGGCGGGCTATAATAATAGGGAGTGTTTTATTCCACCAAGATTATCTCGAAGATAACAAAAATTACTTTTTATATCACTGCCGTGCAAGAAACAATCCCAGGGATCTGGAGGCCCATTTAGCCCTGGGAGTAATTAATGAATACCATGGTCGTTTCTCCATGGCCGTCGCCAATTATTGGAGTGCCTATGAACTGGCACCGGAAGATAATTTCATCGTAGAGCGCCTGGGGGAAATTTTAGGTTTCTTACAGCAACTTCTTTCGACACCAAAGACACTTACCAAAGAGAATAATGAACCCCATCCCGAATTTCACCAACAGGCTTGCGCCTCTACTGCTCCTATGGCAATATATAGTTAG
- a CDS encoding quinate 5-dehydrogenase, translating to MKLNCGRETILLERRGCNGCIDTAARFLRELDGRVDALGLGGANFFYQLGSRRYPCPEGQYLYRQVKKTPLVDGSGWKQWIEPLAVRLLDFLPFGSTALVVSVLDRYWLAQALQFKGFKVIAGDAAFGLKLPLGFSLSCFRLLGHLTMPLLAHLPLAYLYPHGNGQQKSYLRFNHLFTRAKIIAGDWHFIRHNLPNSLEGKVVVTSGTTPSERQLLRRVGVFSLITTTPIFAGFSPAANAMEAVMTALGSVPEQFAVLAGDFGWLPTLHLLQE from the coding sequence TTGAAATTGAATTGCGGCCGGGAAACAATACTGCTCGAACGACGCGGTTGTAATGGCTGTATTGATACTGCCGCACGCTTTCTTCGGGAACTTGATGGCCGGGTGGATGCCCTGGGTTTAGGGGGAGCCAATTTTTTTTATCAATTGGGTTCCCGCCGTTATCCATGTCCGGAAGGCCAATATTTATACCGCCAGGTAAAAAAAACGCCCCTCGTTGACGGCTCTGGCTGGAAACAGTGGATAGAACCGTTGGCCGTAAGATTACTAGATTTTTTGCCTTTTGGCAGCACGGCACTGGTAGTTTCCGTCTTAGATCGTTACTGGCTGGCTCAAGCACTGCAGTTTAAAGGCTTTAAAGTCATCGCTGGAGATGCCGCCTTCGGTTTAAAGTTACCCCTTGGTTTTTCTTTGTCTTGCTTCAGGTTATTAGGTCATTTAACCATGCCTTTACTTGCCCATCTTCCCCTCGCTTACCTTTACCCCCATGGCAACGGCCAACAAAAATCCTACCTGCGTTTCAATCATCTTTTCACCAGGGCTAAAATAATTGCCGGTGATTGGCATTTTATCCGCCATAATCTACCCAATTCCCTTGAAGGTAAGGTCGTCGTCACCAGCGGCACTACTCCCTCCGAACGGCAGTTACTCCGCCGTGTTGGAGTTTTTTCGCTTATCACTACGACACCCATTTTCGCAGGTTTCAGCCCGGCGGCCAATGCCATGGAAGCTGTAATGACAGCACTAGGGTCTGTACCAGAGCAGTTCGCCGTCTTGGCCGGTGACTTTGGATGGTTGCCCACCCTTCACTTGCTACAGGAATAA
- a CDS encoding DUF3786 domain-containing protein, with protein MSLPYNLEVTLNLAQKKWAMVAPEKIAFSKGAVWEEKKKALLLPSLNDSFYIYHPDGAVTYKNNTSVEPRLNVLILHYLLGPEISLKGEWISFKELPGGPLYQQPFYGRAVFPLIRSFGQNPALLVKAGISLGGIPINHGTATVELYPFPKLPVRLVVWAGDEEIPPGGTILFDISATELMATEDYAVLAEYLVRRLQKQAGESN; from the coding sequence ATGTCCCTTCCTTATAACCTTGAAGTTACCCTAAATCTAGCGCAGAAGAAATGGGCGATGGTCGCTCCTGAAAAAATAGCTTTTTCTAAAGGAGCTGTCTGGGAAGAAAAGAAAAAGGCATTGTTGCTACCTTCGTTAAATGATTCTTTTTACATTTATCACCCGGATGGTGCTGTTACGTATAAAAATAATACTTCCGTTGAACCGCGTTTAAATGTTTTAATCCTTCATTATCTTTTAGGACCGGAGATCTCTCTAAAAGGGGAATGGATTTCCTTCAAAGAGTTACCCGGCGGTCCTCTTTATCAGCAACCCTTTTATGGGCGGGCTGTCTTTCCCCTTATCCGTAGTTTTGGACAAAATCCAGCACTGCTTGTTAAAGCCGGCATCTCCCTGGGAGGAATACCTATAAATCACGGTACGGCCACTGTTGAACTCTACCCTTTTCCCAAACTACCGGTCAGACTTGTCGTGTGGGCCGGAGATGAAGAAATCCCACCTGGGGGAACTATACTTTTCGATATCTCCGCCACAGAGCTTATGGCAACCGAAGATTATGCCGTACTTGCCGAATATCTTGTCAGGCGCTTGCAAAAACAGGCAGGGGAGTCGAATTAA
- a CDS encoding ABC transporter permease — translation MQYINIGYGDLLLALILVGITLAVSLWQRLDLHGDLFIGTLRTFVQLTAVGYLLQVIFNLNRWYLVILALGIMLLVAAANAYRRQQERWPGLFFIMLLAIALGGIVTLAIVIGIVLKVKPWYQPQYIIPIAGMIVGNAMIGAALAINRLTGEIKAHRGEIEAALSLGATAYLAVLPYLRSALRAAMLPTISTMMTVGIVQLPGMMSGQIIAGASPAAAVRYQVVVTYMVAAATALTTITATLLAYRYYFTPNHQLKPPVQNNKI, via the coding sequence ATGCAGTATATCAATATCGGCTACGGCGATCTCCTCCTAGCCCTGATCCTTGTAGGAATCACCCTGGCCGTTTCCTTGTGGCAGCGTCTGGACCTCCACGGGGATCTATTTATCGGTACCCTGAGGACTTTTGTCCAGCTCACGGCCGTCGGTTACCTTTTGCAGGTGATCTTTAACCTTAACCGCTGGTACCTGGTGATACTGGCCTTAGGTATCATGTTACTGGTGGCTGCCGCCAACGCCTACCGTCGGCAACAGGAGCGCTGGCCGGGCTTATTTTTCATTATGCTCCTGGCCATCGCTCTGGGCGGGATTGTAACCCTGGCCATTGTCATCGGCATTGTTTTAAAGGTAAAACCATGGTATCAGCCCCAGTATATTATCCCTATCGCCGGGATGATTGTGGGCAACGCCATGATCGGTGCCGCTCTGGCCATCAACCGCCTGACGGGGGAAATCAAGGCCCACCGGGGGGAAATCGAGGCGGCCCTGTCCCTGGGGGCGACTGCTTACCTGGCGGTCCTGCCATACCTGCGTTCGGCCCTGCGGGCGGCCATGTTACCGACCATCAGTACCATGATGACGGTGGGCATCGTCCAGTTGCCGGGAATGATGAGTGGCCAGATCATTGCCGGGGCCAGCCCGGCGGCAGCCGTCAGGTATCAGGTGGTCGTCACCTATATGGTGGCCGCCGCCACGGCCCTGACTACCATTACCGCCACCCTGCTGGCCTACCGCTATTACTTTACGCCCAACCACCAGCTAAAACCACCGGTGCAGAATAACAAAATTTAA
- a CDS encoding phosphate ABC transporter ATP-binding protein, with amino-acid sequence MGEAKFELNEVTLKRPGRNTAGDVTTVIILHRITTSFLKGKITAVLGPSGSGKSSLLRLLNRLEDPAAGRITLDGQDLKSLNIFTLRRRVGMVWQLPTLFPGTVLENISYGPRLRGISLSRARAEELIQMVGLGTEFLNRRADSLSIGQQQRVSLARTLANEPEVLLLDEPTSALDPTAAANILHLMADLKTRLGLTIIFVTHLLDQARQVADEVLFLHHGEVVEAAPAQQFFTAPQDPRSRLFLSGQLEG; translated from the coding sequence ATGGGGGAAGCAAAATTTGAGCTAAATGAGGTAACCCTGAAGCGTCCCGGCCGTAATACCGCCGGGGACGTAACGACTGTCATTATCCTGCACAGGATAACTACATCCTTTCTTAAAGGGAAAATCACCGCTGTTCTCGGGCCCTCCGGTTCCGGTAAATCCAGCCTGCTCAGGCTTCTAAACCGCTTGGAGGATCCGGCTGCCGGCCGTATTACCCTGGATGGCCAGGACTTAAAGAGCCTCAATATATTTACCCTGCGCCGGCGGGTGGGAATGGTCTGGCAGCTGCCCACACTCTTTCCCGGCACGGTGCTGGAGAACATCAGCTACGGTCCTCGCCTGCGGGGCATCTCGCTGTCCCGGGCCAGGGCCGAGGAATTAATCCAGATGGTGGGCCTGGGAACAGAATTCCTGAACCGCCGGGCCGACAGTCTTTCCATCGGCCAGCAGCAGCGGGTTTCCCTGGCCCGGACCCTCGCCAACGAACCGGAGGTTTTGCTTCTTGACGAGCCGACGTCGGCCCTCGACCCCACAGCGGCGGCCAACATTCTGCACCTGATGGCCGATCTAAAAACTCGCCTGGGACTGACCATCATCTTCGTTACCCACCTTCTGGACCAGGCTCGCCAGGTTGCCGACGAAGTCCTTTTTCTCCATCACGGCGAAGTAGTCGAGGCAGCTCCGGCCCAGCAGTTTTTTACTGCCCCGCAAGACCCCCGCAGCAGGCTTTTCCTGTCCGGGCAGTTGGAGGGATAA
- a CDS encoding ABC transporter ATP-binding protein: MIVFERVTKTFGSTRALDEFTLEIAGGKITGLFGPNGAGKSTCLKMIAGLTRPDAGRVLIDGEAPGMTTKSMIAYLPEIDYLYPWMTINDAVSFFAGFYEDWDGAKYQDLLSFLQLEPSMMISKISKGMRAKVKLLLTFSRRARYVLLDEPLSGIDILTRDAIIRTIVKDYSTGEQTIILSTHEIQEVEGLVEDVVFIDRGRVKLAGTAENLRQLEGRSLAAIMKEVFRHGND; the protein is encoded by the coding sequence ATGATTGTATTTGAACGGGTAACTAAAACCTTCGGCTCCACCCGGGCCCTGGATGAATTTACCTTGGAGATTGCCGGCGGCAAGATCACCGGTCTCTTCGGGCCTAACGGCGCCGGCAAATCGACCTGCCTGAAGATGATAGCCGGCCTCACCCGCCCGGACGCCGGCCGGGTCCTCATTGACGGGGAGGCGCCGGGTATGACCACTAAAAGCATGATAGCCTACCTGCCGGAAATCGATTACCTGTACCCCTGGATGACTATCAATGACGCCGTCAGCTTCTTTGCCGGTTTCTATGAGGACTGGGACGGGGCCAAATACCAGGACCTGTTATCTTTCCTGCAACTGGAACCATCGATGATGATCAGTAAAATTTCCAAGGGGATGCGGGCCAAGGTGAAATTGCTCCTGACCTTTTCCCGGCGGGCCAGGTACGTCCTGCTGGATGAACCTCTCTCGGGCATCGATATTTTGACCCGTGATGCAATCATCCGCACCATCGTCAAGGACTACAGTACCGGCGAGCAGACCATCATCCTTTCCACCCACGAGATCCAGGAGGTTGAAGGGTTGGTGGAGGATGTAGTCTTTATTGACCGGGGGCGCGTTAAGCTGGCCGGTACGGCCGAGAATTTGCGCCAGCTGGAAGGCCGGTCCCTGGCGGCCATTATGAAGGAGGTTTTCCGCCATGGCAACGACTAA
- a CDS encoding GntR family transcriptional regulator, whose product MQFDNSRPIYLQIIESIKKQLARGELQPGQKLPSQREMAAELQVNPNTVQRAYREMETMGLLETLRGQGTFISNRPGLLPEIKAELAGGILNRFIVEMRSLGLNAREILSLVHQALEQEEEGKR is encoded by the coding sequence ATGCAATTTGATAATTCCCGTCCCATTTACCTGCAGATTATTGAATCTATCAAGAAACAATTAGCCCGGGGCGAACTCCAGCCAGGCCAGAAGCTCCCCTCCCAGCGGGAAATGGCCGCGGAACTGCAGGTCAATCCCAACACCGTCCAGCGGGCCTACAGGGAGATGGAGACCATGGGCCTCTTGGAAACCCTCCGCGGCCAGGGAACATTTATATCCAACCGGCCCGGGCTGCTGCCGGAGATCAAGGCCGAACTGGCCGGTGGCATCCTCAACCGCTTTATCGTCGAAATGCGCTCCCTGGGTTTAAACGCCAGGGAGATTCTCAGTCTGGTGCACCAGGCGTTGGAACAGGAAGAGGAGGGTAAAAGATGA
- a CDS encoding class I SAM-dependent methyltransferase: protein MTEIFDHKANDYDDWYKRPLGALVDRVEKEPVYAYLEPHAGEHILDVGCGTGNFSLELARLGVKVTGIDISEPMLATARRKAAAAGLEIEFLHADAMNLPFADNTFDKIVSVTALEFAPDLKAALAEGYRVLKPGGRMVIGLIGGNSLWSRHYEARAAREPDSLFRYAKFYTLPELLAAMPGKNVKGKAVLFFGPDFDGTKVEEALAIEAAAAKEGRTDGGFIVAVSYKD, encoded by the coding sequence ATGACGGAAATTTTTGATCATAAAGCCAATGATTATGACGACTGGTACAAGCGTCCCCTGGGAGCCCTGGTGGACCGCGTGGAAAAAGAGCCTGTATATGCTTATTTAGAACCCCATGCTGGTGAACATATTCTCGATGTGGGTTGTGGTACCGGGAACTTTTCTTTAGAACTGGCACGGCTGGGGGTAAAGGTAACCGGTATAGACATTTCCGAACCCATGCTGGCCACGGCGCGGCGCAAGGCCGCTGCAGCCGGGCTGGAAATCGAATTTCTCCATGCCGATGCTATGAATCTACCCTTTGCCGATAACACCTTTGATAAGATAGTTTCGGTTACGGCCCTGGAATTTGCGCCGGATTTAAAGGCCGCCCTGGCGGAGGGTTACCGCGTGCTAAAGCCCGGGGGAAGGATGGTCATCGGCCTCATCGGCGGTAACAGCCTCTGGAGCCGCCATTATGAAGCCCGGGCCGCCCGGGAGCCAGACAGCCTCTTCCGGTATGCAAAATTTTATACCCTGCCTGAACTCCTGGCTGCCATGCCCGGTAAAAACGTTAAGGGTAAAGCCGTTCTCTTCTTCGGTCCCGACTTTGATGGCACAAAAGTAGAAGAGGCCCTGGCTATTGAAGCTGCCGCCGCTAAAGAAGGCCGTACCGATGGAGGGTTTATTGTGGCGGTGAGTTATAAAGACTAA
- a CDS encoding IclR family transcriptional regulator: protein MTKVNKTKGVQAVDRALAILETLAREGSPMMLSAISAELRLNISTVHRLLNALAAHGLVEQEPYQGRYRLGIRAFEIGNRALYSLDIRAIARPALHQLVDDFNETANLAILDKYEVVYIDQVESSNIIKMLARPGTRAPAYCTGAGKVLLAYLSEKQLNIFLNEVPLYPYTATTIIDPVHLREELQQIRRQGFALDHGEREEGVRCVAAPVFNHENRVIAAVSVAGPANRMPPDMMAGKLATAVVQVALQIGRHLGYQHR, encoded by the coding sequence GTGACCAAGGTTAATAAAACAAAGGGCGTCCAGGCCGTTGACCGTGCCTTAGCCATCTTGGAAACCCTGGCCCGGGAAGGCTCCCCCATGATGCTTTCGGCCATCAGTGCAGAACTCCGGCTGAATATAAGTACTGTCCACAGGTTGTTAAATGCCCTTGCGGCCCATGGTCTGGTTGAGCAGGAACCTTACCAGGGCCGTTACCGCTTGGGAATCCGGGCCTTTGAGATTGGCAACCGCGCCCTTTACAGCCTGGACATCCGGGCCATAGCCAGGCCGGCACTACATCAGCTGGTAGATGATTTTAATGAAACAGCAAACTTGGCAATCCTGGATAAGTATGAAGTCGTCTATATCGATCAGGTCGAGTCCAGTAATATCATAAAGATGCTGGCCCGGCCCGGCACACGTGCACCCGCATATTGTACCGGTGCCGGAAAAGTCCTCCTGGCCTATTTAAGTGAAAAACAATTGAATATATTTCTTAATGAAGTTCCCCTTTATCCTTATACGGCCACAACCATAATCGACCCTGTACATTTACGAGAAGAGTTACAGCAAATTCGTCGCCAGGGTTTTGCCCTGGATCATGGTGAAAGGGAGGAAGGGGTTCGTTGCGTTGCCGCACCTGTATTTAACCATGAAAATAGGGTGATAGCAGCGGTAAGTGTTGCAGGCCCGGCCAACCGGATGCCTCCGGATATGATGGCAGGTAAACTGGCAACTGCTGTTGTTCAAGTTGCCCTCCAAATCGGCCGGCATTTAGGATATCAACATCGATAA
- a CDS encoding glutamate synthase-related protein: MIQWPKQNDVLGTVNRGNPAESGLCTLCRADCQGKCETWMSSIVGRKLLYPRDFGVVTAGSSNTTHIGISYNSLRIMGYNYGASGLTNGLSNSADDCIFPNVNLETEFGSEVKTKVRVPIMTGALGSTFIAAKYWDSFSIGAALVGIPIVVGENVVGIDKEAVIENGRIIKAPELDRRIQTYLKYYDGYGAIIVQMNVEDTRNGVAEYVIEKYGDKVILELKWGQGAKDIGGEIQVTDLDYAIFLKNRGYVVDPDPTIPEVQEAFKSGALKSFARHSRLGYTDLNSYEQIRENFMKAIEYLRGLGYKRITLKTGSYGMEALAMAIKLATDAKLDLLTVDGSGGGTGMSPWNMMETWGVPSILLHAKAYEYASLLAARGYKVVDMAFAGGLAREDHIFKALALGAPYVKLVCMGRALMIPGFVGSNIEGVLHPERRAKVNGNWDSLPKTVAEIGTKAEEIFAGYYDVQKKVGAEEMKNIPYGAIAFWTFADKLAAGLQQLMAGARKFSLNQISRNDIASANRETEAETGIPFITDIQDEFARKILLS, encoded by the coding sequence ATGATTCAGTGGCCCAAACAGAATGATGTTCTCGGAACCGTCAATCGCGGTAATCCAGCAGAATCCGGTTTATGTACATTATGCCGGGCCGATTGCCAAGGAAAATGCGAAACCTGGATGTCGAGTATTGTCGGGCGTAAGCTCCTCTATCCCCGGGATTTCGGTGTCGTTACAGCCGGAAGCTCGAACACCACCCATATTGGTATATCTTACAACTCCTTAAGGATTATGGGATACAACTACGGCGCCTCCGGGCTAACAAATGGCCTCTCCAACAGTGCCGACGATTGTATTTTCCCCAATGTAAACTTGGAAACTGAATTTGGAAGTGAAGTGAAAACCAAAGTCAGGGTTCCAATTATGACGGGAGCCCTGGGTTCAACGTTTATCGCCGCCAAATACTGGGACTCCTTCTCTATTGGCGCTGCCTTGGTAGGCATACCCATCGTTGTTGGCGAAAATGTAGTTGGTATTGATAAGGAAGCCGTTATTGAAAATGGCAGGATTATTAAAGCACCTGAATTGGATCGGCGTATCCAGACCTATTTGAAATATTATGATGGGTATGGTGCCATCATTGTTCAGATGAACGTAGAAGACACCCGCAACGGCGTTGCCGAATATGTCATCGAGAAGTACGGCGATAAAGTTATCCTGGAGCTGAAGTGGGGTCAAGGCGCCAAGGATATTGGCGGTGAAATTCAGGTTACCGATCTCGACTATGCCATTTTCTTAAAAAACAGGGGCTATGTAGTCGATCCCGATCCAACCATTCCTGAAGTACAAGAAGCCTTTAAGAGCGGAGCCCTCAAATCATTTGCCCGCCACAGCCGCCTGGGTTATACTGACCTCAACAGCTATGAACAGATCAGAGAAAACTTTATGAAAGCCATTGAGTACCTCCGTGGTTTGGGCTACAAGCGGATTACTTTGAAGACCGGTTCCTACGGTATGGAAGCCCTTGCTATGGCCATCAAACTCGCCACGGATGCGAAACTTGATTTGCTTACCGTAGACGGCTCGGGTGGCGGTACCGGCATGAGCCCGTGGAACATGATGGAAACTTGGGGCGTGCCGTCCATTCTCCTTCATGCCAAAGCCTATGAATATGCCAGCCTTTTAGCCGCAAGGGGTTATAAAGTTGTAGATATGGCCTTTGCCGGCGGTTTGGCAAGGGAAGACCACATCTTCAAAGCACTGGCTCTAGGGGCCCCCTACGTCAAACTTGTATGTATGGGTCGTGCTTTGATGATTCCCGGTTTTGTCGGGTCCAACATTGAAGGCGTACTCCATCCTGAGAGACGCGCCAAAGTCAACGGCAATTGGGATAGCCTACCCAAAACTGTAGCCGAAATAGGCACTAAAGCCGAAGAGATCTTTGCCGGTTACTATGACGTTCAGAAGAAAGTCGGCGCCGAAGAGATGAAAAATATACCTTACGGTGCCATTGCTTTCTGGACCTTTGCCGATAAACTGGCGGCAGGATTGCAACAATTAATGGCAGGAGCCCGCAAATTCTCCCTGAACCAAATCAGCAGGAATGATATTGCTTCCGCCAACCGCGAAACCGAGGCTGAAACCGGTATTCCCTTTATTACCGATATCCAGGACGAATTTGCCCGGAAAATCTTGCTAAGTTAA